Proteins encoded within one genomic window of Carassius gibelio isolate Cgi1373 ecotype wild population from Czech Republic chromosome A4, carGib1.2-hapl.c, whole genome shotgun sequence:
- the LOC127979317 gene encoding protein SCAF11 isoform X1 — translation MQEGPGKGGQSSDESLEEEEAQRCPICLNRPRRSERAVPDCCRHVYCLDCIRRWAQMVRSCPVDRRPFSMIYLQGSSQRCIKLPVKTARLSEMHTCCSQDGDRMCPVSVEETGSAERTQEERANAKLKCHRKSGDSDESLDKNRKEKGDSCHSLLLTQHCPSSLPGQQGAMVGTLTEIMTGSIEVCKEGPDDIQWMRLERKHRWLPASVPAPSTDVSRVSLRSHLLLSAVSASLNVLLSEHTVPHGLVCAVTCPKGVEKKGTRGSASKTSVKPAESAATRRSSRHSRSEAEDSSAAQSETTDSDTNTSQTINDTHASTSTGQQGNNPRPGAKKRGRPKKVKVARPEDEEQETEVGNNEEDGVTEETEPKESKTDQKASSDQIDGDQVTLYMEVEHQTSPAEDERVSPDDSSQEEETAKDGVVTETVVEDGDDQILPQEDSKQEVETTDQNLNAPPIQERDFPSPSSVELQESQSDSESSLQAEPTAEPPTDASEQIADLKPEPDTTENCLDKQESSSPPPLTEDQAVEASAPEEKCVPETKDTNASSPQDNNDLIPMECDSPVSESEASITEAGVVPIANVPQMDNKEPKLDSKEEKVSDKREREGRSRRSRFHSPTTTWSPNRESRSEESRRSRSRSRDRRHKTRSTSRSREQQPEARDGRRNRSRSRSRSRERSRRRRSRSRNRNRSGRRSPSQERPDQGDLSPRKRESWAGDGWRSRGDGRGVRNSNWRNNAEKPRHFSSREPISSDNGNSHEASPDRGRSENPDWVQERERLWADTDSRGREPRRDENVGDPPGESGLRGGWNAGRGRGGTHWASSQQSEPADNWRQRTSFSGTSNNTDSYNRFNDNRAGGKRRESDGAETPLDRSGWSSASSWAVRRTLPADVQNYYSRRDRGGGNNNIWNRQEEDQGAPGVTKQPDPLQNEPKAPLVTEVVPAMPPPLMPQQMGVMGVLRYPMAPLLPRPPAVGLQPPPQFSLPPPVSVQLHPTRMLLQVPSIAVQGLPPPPPPPPPVQPGGFTVVPSESHLAQQVMPSFPVPGKGSFKPMPTKAVPGPLAPVGTPSAAQPSSTTQHTSHSKAHADSSKKEKKLKIQERAVNAVKAAIKPYFQKNEINKDEYKEIVRKAVEKVCHSKSGEVNADKVANLVKAYVDKYKRIRKNKSEKS, via the exons ATGCAAGAGGGGCCAGGAAAGG gtGGGCAGAGCTCAGATGAGAGTTTGGAGGAAGAGGAGGCTCAGCGGTGCCCGATCTGTCTGAACCGACCCAGACGGAGCGAAAGAGCCGTACCTGACTGCTGCAGACATGTCTACTGCTTGGACTGCATCCGCCGCTGGGCTCAG ATGGTTCGTTCCTGCCCAGTGGACCGCAGACCCTTCAGCATGATCTACCTGCAGGGTTCCTCGCAGCGGTGCATCAAG CTTCCTGTGAAGACGGCCAGACTTTCAGAGATGCACACATGCTGCAGTCAGGACGGTGATCGAATGTGTCCCGTCTCTGT GGAAGAGACAGGAAGTGCAGAGAGAACACAAGAGGAAAGAGCTAACGCCAAACTGAAATGCCACAGAAAAT CAGGTGATTCAGATGAATCTTTGGATAAAAACAGGAAG GAGAAAGGAGACTCGTGCCACTCTCTTCTGCTCACTCAGCATTGTCCCTCATCACTGCCCGGCCAGCAGGGGGCGATGGTCGGTACCCTGACGGAGATCAT GACAGGATCTATTGAGGTTTGTAAGGAAGGACCAGATGACATCCAGTGGATGAGATTAGAGCGAAAACACAGGTGGCTTCCTGCCTCGGTACCTGCCCCCTCTACAGATGTGTCCAG GGTGTCACTCCGCTCACACCTGCTTCTGTCAGCGGTCTCTGCCTCTCTGAATGTGCTGCTTTCTGAACACACAG ttCCTCATGGCTTAGTTTGTGCTGTCACCTGCCCCAAAGGTGTGGAGAAAAAGGGAACAAGGGGTTCTGCATCAAAGACCTCAGTGAAACCAGCAGAATCTGCTGCTACCAGGCGTTCCTCTAGACACAGTCGCTCTGAAGCGGAGGATTCCTCAGCTGCACAGTCAGAAACAACAGATTCAGACACCAATACTTCTCAAACCATAAATGATACTCATGCTTCTACAAGCACAGGGCAGCAGGGGAACAATCCAAGGCCTGGAGCAAAGAAGAGAGGACGCCCAAAGAAGGTGAAGGTGGCAAGACCTGAGGATGAGGAGCAAGAAACTGAGGTTGGGAATAATGAGGAAGATGGAGTCACTGAGGAAACAGAACCTAAAGAATCAAAAACAGACCAGAAAGCAAGTTCCGATCAGATTGATGGCGACCAAGTTACATTGTATATGGAGGTGGAACATCAGACGAGTCCAGCTGAGGATGAACGCGTTTCCCCTGATGACAGTAGTCAGGAAGAGGAAACGGCAAAAGATGGAGTGGTTACGGAGACTGTGGTTGAGGATGGAGATGATCAGATACTTCCACAAGAAGATAGCAAGCAAGAAGTGGAGACAACTGATCAAAACCTGAATGCTCCACCAATACAGGAGCGAGATTTTCCATCTCCTTCAAGTGTAGAACTACAAGAGTCTCAATCTGACTCTGAATCATCTCTGCAAGCAGAACCAACAGCTGAACCTCCTACAGATGCTTCAGAGCAGATTGCAGATCTGAAACCGGAGCCTGACACCACGGAAAACTGTttggacaagcaggaatccagtAGTCCTCCACCTCTCACGGAGGACCAGGCCGTCGAAGCGTCAGCTCCAGAGGAGAAATGTGTCCCAGAAACAAAGGACACTAATGCAAGTAGTCCTCAAGATAACAATGACCTCATTCCCATGGAGTGTGATTCTCCTGTATCTGAAAGTGAAGCCAGCATTACTGAAGCTGGGGTGGTTCCCATTGCAAATGTGCCTCAAATGGATAATAAAGAGCCCAAGCTTGACTCTAAGGAGGAAAAGGTCTCAGATAAAAGAGAGCGGGAGGGACGATCCCGCAGGTCTCGTTTTCACTCCCCTACAACCACCTGGTCTCCCAATAGGGAGTCTAGAAGTGAAGAGTCACGCAGGTCACGGTCTCGATCACGGGACCGTAGGCACAAGACCCGGTCCACGTCTCGAAGCCGCGAGCAGCAACCGGAGGCACGGGATGGGCGACGGAATCGTAGCCGCAGTCGTAGTCGTAGTAGGGAGCGGAGTCGCAGGCGACGTAGTCGTTCCAGGAACAGAAACCGATCCGGACGCCGGAGCCCTTCCCAGGAACGCCCAGATCAAGGCGACCTCTCTCCTCGCAAGAGAGAGTCTTGGGCCGGGGATGGATGGCGGAGCAGGGGCGATGGACGAGGTGTCCGAAATTCCAACTGGAGGAACAACGCGGAGAAACCTCGGCATTTCTCATCAAGAGAGCCCATTTCATCTGACAACGGAAACTCCCATGAGGCTTCGCCCGACCGAGGCAGGAGCGAGAACCCGGATTGGGTACAAGAGAGGGAGAGGCTTTGGGCAGACACTGATTCCAGAGGACGAGAGCCACGAAGGGATGAAAATGTGGGTGATCCCCCTGGAGAATCCGGGCTTCGGGGCGGCTGGAATGCAGGGCGTGGAAGAGGAGGCACACACTGGGCATCCAGCCAGCAGAGCGAGCCAGCAGATAACTGGAGACAGCGCACTTCTTTCTCAGGGACATCAAACAATACAGATTCTTATAATCGCTTCAATGACAATCGAGCCGGAGGGAAGAGGAGAGAGTCAGATGGCGCAGAGACTCCTCTGGATCGTTCCGGATGGTCATCGGCGTCCAGCTGGGCCGTACGCCGAACTCTCCCTGCCGATGTGCAGAACTACTATTCACGCAGAGACCGAGGAGGTGGCAACAACAACATCTGGAACAGACAAGAGGAGGACCAAGGTGCACCAGGGGTCACAAAACAACCAG ATCCCCTCCAGAATGAGCCAAAGGCACCGCTAGTGACAGAGGTGGTCCCAGCCATGCCCCCTCCCCTGATGCCCCAACAGATGGGTGTAATGGGGGTCCTTCGTTACCCCATGGCTCCTCTGCTTCCGAGACCTCCAGCTGTAGGTTTGCAGCCCCCTCCCCAGTTTAGCTTGCCCCCTCCAGTGTCAGTGCAGCTGCACCCCACTAGGATGCTCCTCCAGGTCCCATCCATAGCTGTGCAGGGACTacctccacctccaccacctcctccacctGTGCAACCTGGAGGCTTCACCGTGGTACCGTCTGAAAGCCACCTGGCTCAG CAGGTGATGCCCAGTTTTCCTGTACCAGGCAAAGGTTCGTTCAAACCCATGCCAACCAAAGCAGTCCCCGGGCCCCTGGCTCCTGTTGGGACCCCCAGCGCAGCGCAGCCGTCCTCCACCACCCAGCACACTTCTCACAGCAAAGCCCACGCAGACAGCTCCAAGAAAGAGAAG aaactgaagatccAAGAGCGGGCCGTCAATGCGGTGAAAGCAGCGATTAAGCCATATTTTCAGAAGAATGAAATCAACAAGGACGAATATAAAGAGATCGTACGCAAAGCTGTGGAAAAA GTGTGTCACAGCAAGAGTGGCGAGGTGAACGCCGACAAGGTGGCCAACCTGGTGAAAGCGTATGTCGACAAATACAAACGCATCCGCAAAAACAAAAGCGAGAAGAGCTGA
- the LOC127979317 gene encoding protein SCAF11 isoform X2 — protein MQEGPGKGGQSSDESLEEEEAQRCPICLNRPRRSERAVPDCCRHVYCLDCIRRWAQMVRSCPVDRRPFSMIYLQGSSQRCIKLPVKTARLSEMHTCCSQDGDRMCPVSVEETGSAERTQEERANAKLKCHRKSGDSDESLDKNRKEKGDSCHSLLLTQHCPSSLPGQQGAMVGTLTEIMTGSIEVCKEGPDDIQWMRLERKHRWLPASVPAPSTDVSRVSLRSHLLLSAVSASLNVLLSEHTVPHGLVCAVTCPKGVEKKGTRGSASKTSVKPAESAATRRSSRHSRSEAEDSSAAQSETTDSDTNTSQTINDTHASTSTGQQGNNPRPGAKKRGRPKKVKVARPEDEEQETEVGNNEEDGVTEETEPKESKTDQKASSDQIDGDQVTLYMEVEHQTSPAEDERVSPDDSSQEEETAKDGVVTETVVEDGDDQILPQEDSKQEVETTDQNLNAPPIQERDFPSPSSVELQESQSDSESSLQAEPTAEPPTDASEQIADLKPEPDTTENCLDKQESSSPPPLTEDQAVEASAPEEKCVPETKDTNASSPQDNNDLIPMECDSPVSESEASITEAGVVPIANVPQMDNKEPKLDSKEEKVSDKREREGRSRRSRFHSPTTTWSPNRESRSEESRRSRSRSRDRRHKTRSTSRSREQQPEARDGRRNRSRSRSRSRERSRRRRSRSRNRNRSGRRSPSQERPDQGDLSPRKRESWAGDGWRSRGDGRGVRNSNWRNNAEKPRHFSSREPISSDNGNSHEASPDRGRSENPDWVQERERLWADTDSRGREPRRDENVGDPPGESGLRGGWNAGRGRGGTHWASSQQSEPADNWRQRTSFSGTSNNTDSYNRFNDNRAGGKRRESDGAETPLDRSGWSSASSWAVRRTLPADVQNYYSRRDRGGGNNNIWNRQEEDQGAPGVTKQPDPLQNEPKAPLVTEVVPAMPPPLMPQQMGVMGVLRYPMAPLLPRPPAVGLQPPPQFSLPPPVSVQLHPTRMLLQVPSIAVQGLPPPPPPPPPVQPGGFTVVPSESHLAQVMPSFPVPGKGSFKPMPTKAVPGPLAPVGTPSAAQPSSTTQHTSHSKAHADSSKKEKKLKIQERAVNAVKAAIKPYFQKNEINKDEYKEIVRKAVEKVCHSKSGEVNADKVANLVKAYVDKYKRIRKNKSEKS, from the exons ATGCAAGAGGGGCCAGGAAAGG gtGGGCAGAGCTCAGATGAGAGTTTGGAGGAAGAGGAGGCTCAGCGGTGCCCGATCTGTCTGAACCGACCCAGACGGAGCGAAAGAGCCGTACCTGACTGCTGCAGACATGTCTACTGCTTGGACTGCATCCGCCGCTGGGCTCAG ATGGTTCGTTCCTGCCCAGTGGACCGCAGACCCTTCAGCATGATCTACCTGCAGGGTTCCTCGCAGCGGTGCATCAAG CTTCCTGTGAAGACGGCCAGACTTTCAGAGATGCACACATGCTGCAGTCAGGACGGTGATCGAATGTGTCCCGTCTCTGT GGAAGAGACAGGAAGTGCAGAGAGAACACAAGAGGAAAGAGCTAACGCCAAACTGAAATGCCACAGAAAAT CAGGTGATTCAGATGAATCTTTGGATAAAAACAGGAAG GAGAAAGGAGACTCGTGCCACTCTCTTCTGCTCACTCAGCATTGTCCCTCATCACTGCCCGGCCAGCAGGGGGCGATGGTCGGTACCCTGACGGAGATCAT GACAGGATCTATTGAGGTTTGTAAGGAAGGACCAGATGACATCCAGTGGATGAGATTAGAGCGAAAACACAGGTGGCTTCCTGCCTCGGTACCTGCCCCCTCTACAGATGTGTCCAG GGTGTCACTCCGCTCACACCTGCTTCTGTCAGCGGTCTCTGCCTCTCTGAATGTGCTGCTTTCTGAACACACAG ttCCTCATGGCTTAGTTTGTGCTGTCACCTGCCCCAAAGGTGTGGAGAAAAAGGGAACAAGGGGTTCTGCATCAAAGACCTCAGTGAAACCAGCAGAATCTGCTGCTACCAGGCGTTCCTCTAGACACAGTCGCTCTGAAGCGGAGGATTCCTCAGCTGCACAGTCAGAAACAACAGATTCAGACACCAATACTTCTCAAACCATAAATGATACTCATGCTTCTACAAGCACAGGGCAGCAGGGGAACAATCCAAGGCCTGGAGCAAAGAAGAGAGGACGCCCAAAGAAGGTGAAGGTGGCAAGACCTGAGGATGAGGAGCAAGAAACTGAGGTTGGGAATAATGAGGAAGATGGAGTCACTGAGGAAACAGAACCTAAAGAATCAAAAACAGACCAGAAAGCAAGTTCCGATCAGATTGATGGCGACCAAGTTACATTGTATATGGAGGTGGAACATCAGACGAGTCCAGCTGAGGATGAACGCGTTTCCCCTGATGACAGTAGTCAGGAAGAGGAAACGGCAAAAGATGGAGTGGTTACGGAGACTGTGGTTGAGGATGGAGATGATCAGATACTTCCACAAGAAGATAGCAAGCAAGAAGTGGAGACAACTGATCAAAACCTGAATGCTCCACCAATACAGGAGCGAGATTTTCCATCTCCTTCAAGTGTAGAACTACAAGAGTCTCAATCTGACTCTGAATCATCTCTGCAAGCAGAACCAACAGCTGAACCTCCTACAGATGCTTCAGAGCAGATTGCAGATCTGAAACCGGAGCCTGACACCACGGAAAACTGTttggacaagcaggaatccagtAGTCCTCCACCTCTCACGGAGGACCAGGCCGTCGAAGCGTCAGCTCCAGAGGAGAAATGTGTCCCAGAAACAAAGGACACTAATGCAAGTAGTCCTCAAGATAACAATGACCTCATTCCCATGGAGTGTGATTCTCCTGTATCTGAAAGTGAAGCCAGCATTACTGAAGCTGGGGTGGTTCCCATTGCAAATGTGCCTCAAATGGATAATAAAGAGCCCAAGCTTGACTCTAAGGAGGAAAAGGTCTCAGATAAAAGAGAGCGGGAGGGACGATCCCGCAGGTCTCGTTTTCACTCCCCTACAACCACCTGGTCTCCCAATAGGGAGTCTAGAAGTGAAGAGTCACGCAGGTCACGGTCTCGATCACGGGACCGTAGGCACAAGACCCGGTCCACGTCTCGAAGCCGCGAGCAGCAACCGGAGGCACGGGATGGGCGACGGAATCGTAGCCGCAGTCGTAGTCGTAGTAGGGAGCGGAGTCGCAGGCGACGTAGTCGTTCCAGGAACAGAAACCGATCCGGACGCCGGAGCCCTTCCCAGGAACGCCCAGATCAAGGCGACCTCTCTCCTCGCAAGAGAGAGTCTTGGGCCGGGGATGGATGGCGGAGCAGGGGCGATGGACGAGGTGTCCGAAATTCCAACTGGAGGAACAACGCGGAGAAACCTCGGCATTTCTCATCAAGAGAGCCCATTTCATCTGACAACGGAAACTCCCATGAGGCTTCGCCCGACCGAGGCAGGAGCGAGAACCCGGATTGGGTACAAGAGAGGGAGAGGCTTTGGGCAGACACTGATTCCAGAGGACGAGAGCCACGAAGGGATGAAAATGTGGGTGATCCCCCTGGAGAATCCGGGCTTCGGGGCGGCTGGAATGCAGGGCGTGGAAGAGGAGGCACACACTGGGCATCCAGCCAGCAGAGCGAGCCAGCAGATAACTGGAGACAGCGCACTTCTTTCTCAGGGACATCAAACAATACAGATTCTTATAATCGCTTCAATGACAATCGAGCCGGAGGGAAGAGGAGAGAGTCAGATGGCGCAGAGACTCCTCTGGATCGTTCCGGATGGTCATCGGCGTCCAGCTGGGCCGTACGCCGAACTCTCCCTGCCGATGTGCAGAACTACTATTCACGCAGAGACCGAGGAGGTGGCAACAACAACATCTGGAACAGACAAGAGGAGGACCAAGGTGCACCAGGGGTCACAAAACAACCAG ATCCCCTCCAGAATGAGCCAAAGGCACCGCTAGTGACAGAGGTGGTCCCAGCCATGCCCCCTCCCCTGATGCCCCAACAGATGGGTGTAATGGGGGTCCTTCGTTACCCCATGGCTCCTCTGCTTCCGAGACCTCCAGCTGTAGGTTTGCAGCCCCCTCCCCAGTTTAGCTTGCCCCCTCCAGTGTCAGTGCAGCTGCACCCCACTAGGATGCTCCTCCAGGTCCCATCCATAGCTGTGCAGGGACTacctccacctccaccacctcctccacctGTGCAACCTGGAGGCTTCACCGTGGTACCGTCTGAAAGCCACCTGGCTCAG GTGATGCCCAGTTTTCCTGTACCAGGCAAAGGTTCGTTCAAACCCATGCCAACCAAAGCAGTCCCCGGGCCCCTGGCTCCTGTTGGGACCCCCAGCGCAGCGCAGCCGTCCTCCACCACCCAGCACACTTCTCACAGCAAAGCCCACGCAGACAGCTCCAAGAAAGAGAAG aaactgaagatccAAGAGCGGGCCGTCAATGCGGTGAAAGCAGCGATTAAGCCATATTTTCAGAAGAATGAAATCAACAAGGACGAATATAAAGAGATCGTACGCAAAGCTGTGGAAAAA GTGTGTCACAGCAAGAGTGGCGAGGTGAACGCCGACAAGGTGGCCAACCTGGTGAAAGCGTATGTCGACAAATACAAACGCATCCGCAAAAACAAAAGCGAGAAGAGCTGA
- the LOC127979317 gene encoding protein SCAF11 isoform X3, which yields MQEGPGKGGQSSDESLEEEEAQRCPICLNRPRRSERAVPDCCRHVYCLDCIRRWAQMVRSCPVDRRPFSMIYLQGSSQRCIKLPVKTARLSEMHTCCSQDGDRMCPVSVEETGSAERTQEERANAKLKCHRKCDSDESLDKNRKEKGDSCHSLLLTQHCPSSLPGQQGAMVGTLTEIMTGSIEVCKEGPDDIQWMRLERKHRWLPASVPAPSTDVSRVSLRSHLLLSAVSASLNVLLSEHTVPHGLVCAVTCPKGVEKKGTRGSASKTSVKPAESAATRRSSRHSRSEAEDSSAAQSETTDSDTNTSQTINDTHASTSTGQQGNNPRPGAKKRGRPKKVKVARPEDEEQETEVGNNEEDGVTEETEPKESKTDQKASSDQIDGDQVTLYMEVEHQTSPAEDERVSPDDSSQEEETAKDGVVTETVVEDGDDQILPQEDSKQEVETTDQNLNAPPIQERDFPSPSSVELQESQSDSESSLQAEPTAEPPTDASEQIADLKPEPDTTENCLDKQESSSPPPLTEDQAVEASAPEEKCVPETKDTNASSPQDNNDLIPMECDSPVSESEASITEAGVVPIANVPQMDNKEPKLDSKEEKVSDKREREGRSRRSRFHSPTTTWSPNRESRSEESRRSRSRSRDRRHKTRSTSRSREQQPEARDGRRNRSRSRSRSRERSRRRRSRSRNRNRSGRRSPSQERPDQGDLSPRKRESWAGDGWRSRGDGRGVRNSNWRNNAEKPRHFSSREPISSDNGNSHEASPDRGRSENPDWVQERERLWADTDSRGREPRRDENVGDPPGESGLRGGWNAGRGRGGTHWASSQQSEPADNWRQRTSFSGTSNNTDSYNRFNDNRAGGKRRESDGAETPLDRSGWSSASSWAVRRTLPADVQNYYSRRDRGGGNNNIWNRQEEDQGAPGVTKQPDPLQNEPKAPLVTEVVPAMPPPLMPQQMGVMGVLRYPMAPLLPRPPAVGLQPPPQFSLPPPVSVQLHPTRMLLQVPSIAVQGLPPPPPPPPPVQPGGFTVVPSESHLAQQVMPSFPVPGKGSFKPMPTKAVPGPLAPVGTPSAAQPSSTTQHTSHSKAHADSSKKEKKLKIQERAVNAVKAAIKPYFQKNEINKDEYKEIVRKAVEKVCHSKSGEVNADKVANLVKAYVDKYKRIRKNKSEKS from the exons ATGCAAGAGGGGCCAGGAAAGG gtGGGCAGAGCTCAGATGAGAGTTTGGAGGAAGAGGAGGCTCAGCGGTGCCCGATCTGTCTGAACCGACCCAGACGGAGCGAAAGAGCCGTACCTGACTGCTGCAGACATGTCTACTGCTTGGACTGCATCCGCCGCTGGGCTCAG ATGGTTCGTTCCTGCCCAGTGGACCGCAGACCCTTCAGCATGATCTACCTGCAGGGTTCCTCGCAGCGGTGCATCAAG CTTCCTGTGAAGACGGCCAGACTTTCAGAGATGCACACATGCTGCAGTCAGGACGGTGATCGAATGTGTCCCGTCTCTGT GGAAGAGACAGGAAGTGCAGAGAGAACACAAGAGGAAAGAGCTAACGCCAAACTGAAATGCCACAGAAAAT GTGATTCAGATGAATCTTTGGATAAAAACAGGAAG GAGAAAGGAGACTCGTGCCACTCTCTTCTGCTCACTCAGCATTGTCCCTCATCACTGCCCGGCCAGCAGGGGGCGATGGTCGGTACCCTGACGGAGATCAT GACAGGATCTATTGAGGTTTGTAAGGAAGGACCAGATGACATCCAGTGGATGAGATTAGAGCGAAAACACAGGTGGCTTCCTGCCTCGGTACCTGCCCCCTCTACAGATGTGTCCAG GGTGTCACTCCGCTCACACCTGCTTCTGTCAGCGGTCTCTGCCTCTCTGAATGTGCTGCTTTCTGAACACACAG ttCCTCATGGCTTAGTTTGTGCTGTCACCTGCCCCAAAGGTGTGGAGAAAAAGGGAACAAGGGGTTCTGCATCAAAGACCTCAGTGAAACCAGCAGAATCTGCTGCTACCAGGCGTTCCTCTAGACACAGTCGCTCTGAAGCGGAGGATTCCTCAGCTGCACAGTCAGAAACAACAGATTCAGACACCAATACTTCTCAAACCATAAATGATACTCATGCTTCTACAAGCACAGGGCAGCAGGGGAACAATCCAAGGCCTGGAGCAAAGAAGAGAGGACGCCCAAAGAAGGTGAAGGTGGCAAGACCTGAGGATGAGGAGCAAGAAACTGAGGTTGGGAATAATGAGGAAGATGGAGTCACTGAGGAAACAGAACCTAAAGAATCAAAAACAGACCAGAAAGCAAGTTCCGATCAGATTGATGGCGACCAAGTTACATTGTATATGGAGGTGGAACATCAGACGAGTCCAGCTGAGGATGAACGCGTTTCCCCTGATGACAGTAGTCAGGAAGAGGAAACGGCAAAAGATGGAGTGGTTACGGAGACTGTGGTTGAGGATGGAGATGATCAGATACTTCCACAAGAAGATAGCAAGCAAGAAGTGGAGACAACTGATCAAAACCTGAATGCTCCACCAATACAGGAGCGAGATTTTCCATCTCCTTCAAGTGTAGAACTACAAGAGTCTCAATCTGACTCTGAATCATCTCTGCAAGCAGAACCAACAGCTGAACCTCCTACAGATGCTTCAGAGCAGATTGCAGATCTGAAACCGGAGCCTGACACCACGGAAAACTGTttggacaagcaggaatccagtAGTCCTCCACCTCTCACGGAGGACCAGGCCGTCGAAGCGTCAGCTCCAGAGGAGAAATGTGTCCCAGAAACAAAGGACACTAATGCAAGTAGTCCTCAAGATAACAATGACCTCATTCCCATGGAGTGTGATTCTCCTGTATCTGAAAGTGAAGCCAGCATTACTGAAGCTGGGGTGGTTCCCATTGCAAATGTGCCTCAAATGGATAATAAAGAGCCCAAGCTTGACTCTAAGGAGGAAAAGGTCTCAGATAAAAGAGAGCGGGAGGGACGATCCCGCAGGTCTCGTTTTCACTCCCCTACAACCACCTGGTCTCCCAATAGGGAGTCTAGAAGTGAAGAGTCACGCAGGTCACGGTCTCGATCACGGGACCGTAGGCACAAGACCCGGTCCACGTCTCGAAGCCGCGAGCAGCAACCGGAGGCACGGGATGGGCGACGGAATCGTAGCCGCAGTCGTAGTCGTAGTAGGGAGCGGAGTCGCAGGCGACGTAGTCGTTCCAGGAACAGAAACCGATCCGGACGCCGGAGCCCTTCCCAGGAACGCCCAGATCAAGGCGACCTCTCTCCTCGCAAGAGAGAGTCTTGGGCCGGGGATGGATGGCGGAGCAGGGGCGATGGACGAGGTGTCCGAAATTCCAACTGGAGGAACAACGCGGAGAAACCTCGGCATTTCTCATCAAGAGAGCCCATTTCATCTGACAACGGAAACTCCCATGAGGCTTCGCCCGACCGAGGCAGGAGCGAGAACCCGGATTGGGTACAAGAGAGGGAGAGGCTTTGGGCAGACACTGATTCCAGAGGACGAGAGCCACGAAGGGATGAAAATGTGGGTGATCCCCCTGGAGAATCCGGGCTTCGGGGCGGCTGGAATGCAGGGCGTGGAAGAGGAGGCACACACTGGGCATCCAGCCAGCAGAGCGAGCCAGCAGATAACTGGAGACAGCGCACTTCTTTCTCAGGGACATCAAACAATACAGATTCTTATAATCGCTTCAATGACAATCGAGCCGGAGGGAAGAGGAGAGAGTCAGATGGCGCAGAGACTCCTCTGGATCGTTCCGGATGGTCATCGGCGTCCAGCTGGGCCGTACGCCGAACTCTCCCTGCCGATGTGCAGAACTACTATTCACGCAGAGACCGAGGAGGTGGCAACAACAACATCTGGAACAGACAAGAGGAGGACCAAGGTGCACCAGGGGTCACAAAACAACCAG ATCCCCTCCAGAATGAGCCAAAGGCACCGCTAGTGACAGAGGTGGTCCCAGCCATGCCCCCTCCCCTGATGCCCCAACAGATGGGTGTAATGGGGGTCCTTCGTTACCCCATGGCTCCTCTGCTTCCGAGACCTCCAGCTGTAGGTTTGCAGCCCCCTCCCCAGTTTAGCTTGCCCCCTCCAGTGTCAGTGCAGCTGCACCCCACTAGGATGCTCCTCCAGGTCCCATCCATAGCTGTGCAGGGACTacctccacctccaccacctcctccacctGTGCAACCTGGAGGCTTCACCGTGGTACCGTCTGAAAGCCACCTGGCTCAG CAGGTGATGCCCAGTTTTCCTGTACCAGGCAAAGGTTCGTTCAAACCCATGCCAACCAAAGCAGTCCCCGGGCCCCTGGCTCCTGTTGGGACCCCCAGCGCAGCGCAGCCGTCCTCCACCACCCAGCACACTTCTCACAGCAAAGCCCACGCAGACAGCTCCAAGAAAGAGAAG aaactgaagatccAAGAGCGGGCCGTCAATGCGGTGAAAGCAGCGATTAAGCCATATTTTCAGAAGAATGAAATCAACAAGGACGAATATAAAGAGATCGTACGCAAAGCTGTGGAAAAA GTGTGTCACAGCAAGAGTGGCGAGGTGAACGCCGACAAGGTGGCCAACCTGGTGAAAGCGTATGTCGACAAATACAAACGCATCCGCAAAAACAAAAGCGAGAAGAGCTGA